The following coding sequences lie in one Numenius arquata chromosome 27, bNumArq3.hap1.1, whole genome shotgun sequence genomic window:
- the POLR3C gene encoding DNA-directed RNA polymerase III subunit RPC3: MTQAEIKLCSLLLQEHFGEIVEKIGTYLIRTGPQPLRMIVNETGLVLDQVKKALCVLIQHNLVTYQLQKRGFVEYEAQCKRVLRILRYPRYIYTAKTLYSDTGELIVEELLLNGKMTMSAVVRKVADRLTETMEDGKTMDYTDVSNTFVRLADTHFVQRCPLVPETPQSPDAPPPAAPTLVVNEKDMYVVPRLNLVGKGKRRRSCDEEEEGEPKAKKQKQDGESSEPPPDDGIYWQVNIDRFHQHFRDQGIVSAVANRMDQTSSEIVRTMLRMSEVTTSSGASYTQPLSSNEIFRSLPAGYNIVKQVLDQYLTLLADDPLEFVGKSGDSGGGMYTVNLHKALASLATATLESIVEERFGSRCARIFRLLLRKKHLEQKQVEDFAMIPAKEAKEMLYKMLSENFVSLQEIPKTPDHAPSRTFYLYTVNVPSSARMLLHRCYKSVANLMERRQYETKENKRLLEKSQRVEAILASMQATGAEEAQLQEIEEMITAPERQQLENLKRNVNKIDASENQVDETIFVLESFIESTVKKP, encoded by the exons ATGACTCAGGCGGAAATAAAGCTGTGTTCCCTCCTGCTGCAAGAACATTTTGGGGAGATCGTGGAGAAGATCGGGACTTATCTGATCAGGACGGGCCCCCAGCCGCTGCGGATGATCGTCAACGAGACGGGGCTGGTGCTGGATCAG GTTAAAAAAGCCCTTTGCGTCCTCATCCAACACAACCTGGTGACGTACCAGCTGCAGAAACGGGGTTTCGTGGAGTACGAGGCCCAGTGCAAGCGGGTCCTGCGGATCCTGCGTTACCCGCGCTACATCTACACCGCCAAGACCCTCTACAGCGACACGGGCGAGCTCATCGTGGAGGAGCTGCTCCTCAACGGCAAGATGACGATGAGCGCGGTGGTGAGGAAGGTGGCCGACAGGCTGACCGAGACCATGGAAG aCGGGAAGACCATGGATTACACCGATGTCTCCAACACCTTTGTGCGCCTGGCGGACACCCACTTCGTGCAGAGGTGCCCGCTGGTCCCCGAAACCCCCCAGAGCCCCGATGcgccccctcccgctgcccccacGTTGGTCGTCAACGAGAAGGACATGTACGTGGTGCCCAGGCTGAACCTCGTAG ggaaagggaagcggAGACGATCGTGCgacgaggaagaggaaggtgaaccCAAGGCTAAAAAGCAGAAGCAGGATGGAGAAAGCTCGGAG CCCCCGCCCGACGATGGCATTTACTGGCAAGTCAACATCGACCGCTTCCACCAGCATTTCCGAGACCAGGGGATCGTCAGCGCCGTGGCCAACCGCATGGACCAG ACCAGCAGCGAAATAGTGCGGACGATGCTGCGGATGAGCGAAGTCACCACGTCCTCCGGCGCGTCCTACACCCAACCCCTCTCCTCCAACGAG ATTTTCAGGTCTCTCCCGGCCGGATACAACATCGTGAAGCAGGTTCTGGACCAGTATCTCACCCTCCTGGCAGACGACCCG CTGGAATTCGTGGGGAAATCCGGGGACAGCGGCGGGGGCATGTACACCGTCA ATCTTCACAAAGCCCTGGCGTCGCTGGCCACGGCAACGCTGGAGTCCATCGTGGAGGAGag gTTCGGTTCCCGCTGCGCCAGGATCTTCCGCCTGCTCCTGCGGAAGAAGCACCTGGAGCAGAAGCAGGTGGAGGATTTTGCCATGATCCCAGCCAAGGAAGCCAAGGAGATGCTCTACAAAATGCTGTCGGAGAATTTCGTCTCCCTGCAG GAGATTCCCAAGACTCCCGACCACGCGCCGTCCCGCACCTTCTACCTCTACACGGTGAACGTCCCGTCCTCGGCGCGGATGCTCCTGCACAGGTGCTACAAG agCGTGGCCAACCTGATGGAACGGCGCCAGTACGAGACCAAGGAGAACAA gaggTTGCTGGAGAAGTCGCAGCGGGTGGAAGCCATCCTGGCGTCCATGCAGGCCACCGGCGCCGAGGAGGCCCAGCTGCAAGAGATCGAGGAGATGATCACGGCCCCCGAGCGCCAGCAGCTGGAGAACCTCAAACGCAACGTCAACAA GATCGACGCCAGCGAGAACCAGGTGGATGAGACCATCTTTGTGCTGGAGTCCTTCATCGAGAGCACCGTGAAGAAGCCCTGA